The nucleotide window TTTATAGACCCATAGGTCTGGGGGTCACTACCATTTATAGACCCATAGGACTGGGGGTCACTACTATTCATAGACCCATAGGTCTGGGGGTCACTACTATTCATAGATCCATAGGTCTGGGGGTCACTACTATTTATAGACCCATAGGTCTGGGGGTCACTACCATTTATAGACCCATAGGACTGGGGGTCACTACTATTCATAGACCCATAGGTCTGGGGGGTCACTACTATTCATAGACCCATAGGTCTGGGGGTCACTACTATTCATAGACCCATAAATCTGGGGGTCACTACTATTCATAGACCCATAGGTCTGGGGGTCACTACTATTCATAGACCCATAGGACTGGGGGTCACTACCATTTATAGACCCATAGGTCTGGGGGTCACTACCATTTATAGACCCATAGGTCTGGGGGTCACTACCATTTATAGACCCATAGGACTGGGGGTCATTACCATTTATAGACCCATAGGTCTGGGGGTCACTACCATTTATAGACCCATAGGTCTGGGGGTCACTACCATTTATAGACCCATAGGTCTGGGGGTCACTACTATTCATAGACCCATAGGTCTGGGGGTCACTACCATTTATAGACCCATAGGTCTGGGGGTCACTACTATTCATAGATCCATAGGTCTGGGGGTCACTACTATTTATAGACCCATAGGTCTGGGGGTCACTACCATTTATAGACCCATAGGACTGGGGGTCACTACCATTTATAGACCCATAGGTCTGGGGGTCACTACCATTTATAGACCCATAGGTCTGGGGGTCACTACTATTCATAGACCCATACGTCTGGGGGGTCACTACCATTTATAGACCCATAGGTCTGGGGGTCACTACCATTTATAGACCCATAGGTCTGGGGGTCACTACCATTTATAGACCCATAGGTCTGGGGGTCACTACCATTTATGGACCCGTAGATCTGGGGGTCACTACCATTTATAGACCCATAGGTCTGGGGGTCACTACCATTTATAGACCCATAGGACTGGGGGTCACTACCATTTATAGACCCATAGGTCTGGGGGTCACTACTATTTATAGACCCATAGGTCTGGGGGTCACTACCATTTATAGACCCATAGGACTGGGGGTCATTACCATTTATAGACCCATAGGTCTGGGGGTCACTACTATTTATAGACCCATAGGTCTGGGGGTCACTACTATTCATAGACCCATAGGTCTGGGGGTCACTACCATTTATAGACCCATAGATCTGGGATAACCCCACCCATCTGACTCCATTACCACAGGACACAGAACAATATTGGGCCACTTGTAGAAATAACAGAATGGTGTacatgtgtactgtatactgaCTGTGGGAGCCGTATCACACATGATTAGATACATCAGGAAGAATCACATAATCATCttagagttgtgcagttgcccatagcaaccagattgcttctttcatttttaaagaggccgaTGAAAGAAataatctgattggtcgctaaaGGCAACTGCGCCGCTCTTCCTCTGTGCAGACATTGTCACATATAGTAGGGTTAGATACACATCTCAGGAGAAAGTATCACCTAAGGCTTAGATACTGAAGCTCAGAAGATATTGTCACACATGATAGCATTAGATGTGCATTGTATCACATAAAACCGGTTTAggagttcagcagacagtatcacacctgagaggattagatacagcagacagtattacacatgactggattagatacatcagacagcatcacacatgactggattagatacagcagacagcaaCACACaactggattagatacagcagacagcatcacacatgactggattagatacagcagacagcatCACACATGACTGGATTAGATCCATCAGACAGCATCACACAtgactggattagatacagcagacagcatcacacat belongs to Hyla sarda isolate aHylSar1 chromosome 13, aHylSar1.hap1, whole genome shotgun sequence and includes:
- the LOC130297650 gene encoding uncharacterized protein LOC130297650; this translates as MVVTPQTYGSMNSSDPQTYGSINGSDPQTYGSINGSDPQSYGSINGSDPQTYGSINSSDPQTYGSMNSSDPQTYGSINGSDPQTYGSMNSSDPQTYGSINGSDPQTYGSINGSDPQTYGSINGNDPQSYGSINGSDPQTYGSINGSDPQTYGSINGSDPQSYGSMNSSDPQTYGSMNSSDPQIYGSMNSSDPQTYGSMNSSDPPDLWVYE